The following is a genomic window from Dermatophilaceae bacterium Soc4.6.
CGCAGGCGGCGCAGAACGGCTCGGAGACGCTGGCGATGATGCCGACCGTCGCCGGACCGCCGTCAACGAGGAAGCGCTCCGCGGGTGCGCTCCCCCGACCGGGCACCGCCTCCAGGGTGAAGCGGCTCGACAGCCGCTCGCGCAGCTCGTCGGCCGAGATCATCGCGTCACGGTCCCAGCTGTGCTGGGCGTCGAGAGGCATCTGCTCGATGAACCTCAGCTCGTAGCCACGGTCGAGGCACCACGACAGCACGTCGGCCACCGCGTGGTCGTTCACCCCTCGCATGGCGACCGCGTTGACCTTCACGGGGGTCAGACCCGCCTCGACCGCGGCCGCCAGACCCTTCTCCACGTCGCCCAGGCGGTCGCGCAGCGTCAGCTGGGCGAAGACCTCGGGGTCGATCGTGTCGAGGCTGACGTTGACCCGGTCGAGGCCCGCCTCGGCCAGCGGGATGGCCAGCCTGGACAGCCCGATGCCGTTCGTCGTCATCGCCACCTGAGGGCGCGGGCGCAGGGCGGTGATGCCCGCGACGACGTCGACGATGCTGCGGCGCAGGAGCGGCTCGCCCCCCGTGAGCCGCACCTGGCGCACCCCCAGACCGACGAACACCCCGACGACGCGCAGCAGCTCCTCGTCGGTGAGCATCTCGGTCTTCGGCATCCACGGCAGACCCTCGGCAGGCATGCAGTAGGTGCAGCGCAGGTTGCACCGGTCGGTGACGGACACCCGCAGATCACGGGCGACCCGGCCGAAGGTGTCGACCATCCCCGCACCGGCCTGCTCCGGCGGCTCAGGCAGGAGGGAAGGGACGCGGACTCGCGGCATCGGGAGGTTCGTCACCCCTCCACCTTAGGTCAGGTGGTGAGGCGCGTACCGTCGTTGCGTGGCACGCACCGTCCTGTCCCCCCGTTGGCTGCTGGCTCTCGTCGTCGCCGCAGCCTTCGCCGTGGCCTGCGTCTTCCTCGGCCGGTGGCAGTGGGGGAAGTACGAGGACAAGCTGCTGCGCGCCGACGCCGTCACCACGAACTACAGTGCCCCCGCCGTCGACCTGGGCGGCCTGGTGGACCGCCTCCCGCTCACCGAGTCCGGTGAGTGGACCCGGGTGACCGCGACGGGCACCTACGACGCGGCCGACCAGCTCCTGGTGCGCAACCGCGTGCAGGGCGGGTCGCCGGGCCTCGAGGTCCTCGTGCCCTTGACGCTCACACCGGGCGCCACCGCGGGGGGGTCGACACGGCGCCTGCTGGTCGACCGGGGCTGGGTGCAGAACGCCGACACGGCAGCCCAGCTCCCCCCGGTGCCATCCGCCCCGGGCGGCACCGTCACCGTGCAGGGCTGGCTGCGGCGACCGGAGCCGTCGCTCGGCCGTGACCTGCCGCGTGGCCAGCTGGCCAGCATCGCCATCGCCGACGTCGAGGGGCAGATCGGCAGCCCTGTCCTGCCGACCTACCTCGTGCTCGAGTCGGAGCGCACCGGCTCCGGGGCCACCCCGGCCCGCCCGGCCGACCTCGAGCCACCGGACACCGATCTCGGCACCAACCAGGCCTACGCCTTCCAGTGGTGGCTGTTCTCGGCCTTCGGGTTCGTCTTCTACGGGTACCGCCTGAAGGTCGACCGTCAGGAGCGGCGGGACGAGCTCGACGGCGCCGGCAGCGGCACAGACGGTCTCGACCTCGTCGCGACGGCTCCTCGTCAGCTCGTCCCGGCCGGCCGCCCCGCCTACGGCGCTGACCAGCCGGCCAAGCGGGCCAAGCCGGTGAAAGCCAAGAAGGTGCGCATCTGGGACGAGGAGGACTCCTAGCGCGTCCGGTCGGGGGCCGCGTCGACCTCGTCGGCGCGACGGCGCACGACGTCGCTCAGCACGTCGACCGGCAGCGGACGGTGGGCGCCCACCCCGATCAGCGGCCGCAGCTCAGTGTGCTGGCCCCGAAGCCAGCTCGACCTCGGGCGCGGACGGCACCTCGTCGACCTCGTCGACCTCGTCGACCTCGTCGACCTCGTCGACCTCGTCGACCTCGTCGAGCACGGCGACGCCGGTGGCGAACTGGGTCTCGTACAGGTCGCTGTAGAGGCCACCGGCCTCGAGCAGCTCACGGTGGGTGCCGTGCTCGACCACGCGGCCGCCGTCCACCACGAGGATCTGGTCGGCGCCGCGCACCGTGGACAGGCGGTGGGCGATGACCAGCGAGGTGCGCCCCTCGAGGGCGACGTCGAGGGCGCGCTGAACAGCCGCCTCCGACTCGGAGTCGAGGTGGGCGGTGGCCTCGTCGAGCACCACGACCCGTGGCCCCTTGAGCAGCAGCCGGGCGATGGCGAGACGCTGCTTCTCCCCTCCGGACAGACGGTGGCCGCGGTCGCCCACGACGGTGTCGAGACCGGCGGGCAGGGCCTCGACGAGGGGACGGACCTGGGCGGCCGTGATGGCCTCCCACATCTGCGCCTCGGTGGCCTCGGGGCGCACGTAGGCCAGGTTGGCACGGATCGTGTCGTGGAAGAGGTGCGCTTCCTGGGTCACGACACCCACCGCGTCACGCAGGGCCCGGGAGGACACGGCGCGCGCGTCCACACCGCCCAGGAGGACCGAGCCGGAGGTCGGGTCGTAGAGCCGGGACACCAGGGAGGTGATGGTGGTCTTGCCCGCGCCGCTCGGCCCGACCAGGGCCACCAGCTGCCCCGGCTCGGCGACGAACGACACGTCGTGCAGGACCGTGGCGCTGGCTCCGCGGTCACCGCTGCTGGTCGACTCGAGCGAGGCCAGCGACACCTCGTCGGCCGACGGGTAGCGGAAGGCCACGTGCGACAGCCGCACCCCGAGCGGTCCGTCCGGGAGGGCGACCGGCTCCTCGGCCTCGCGCACCAGGGGCTGGAGGTCGAGCACCTCGAAGACCCGGGCAAACGACACCAGGGCCGTCATGATGTCGACCCGCACGTTGGACAGCGCGGTCAGCGGGGCGTAGAGACGGGCGAGCAGTGCGGCCAGCGCGAGCAGGGTCCCGACGGTGAGGGTCCCGTTGACCGCCATCACCCCCCCGAAGCCGTAGACCATCGCCGTGGCCAGCGACGCCACCAGTGACAGGGCCACGAGGAAGACGGTGCGGTTCATGGCGATCTTGATGCCGGAGTCGCGCACCGAGGCGGCGCGCACGGCATACTCCTCGTCCTCGCGGCGCGGGTCGCCGAAGAGCTTGACCAGCAGCGCCCCCGCGACGTTGAACCGCTCGGTCATGCGGGTGCCCATCTCGGCGTTGAGGCTCATCTGCTGGTAGGACAGCGCGGCCAGGCGCTTGCCCATGATCTTGGCCGGCACGATGAAGAAGGGCACCAGCAGCAGCGCCGCCAGCGTCAGCTGCCACGAGAGGGTGAGCATCGCGACCACGATCAGCGCGAGCGACACGACGTTGCTGACCACGCTGGAGAGCACGGTCGTGAAGGCGGACTGGGCACCGATCACGTCGGAGTTGAGCCGGCTCACGAGGGAGCCGGTCTGGGCCCGGGTGAAGAAGGCGATGGGCTGGCGCAGCACGTGCCCGAAGACCTCCGACCGCAGGTCGTAGATCAGGCCCTCACCGATCCTCGCGGAGTACCACCGCTGCCAGACCGTCAGGCCCGCGTCGACCACCGACAGGGCCGCGACCACGAGCGAGAGCCGCACGACCACCGAGGAGTCCCGGGGGGTCACCCCGTTGTCGATGATGTCGCGCAGCAGCAGGGGCGACGCGACGAGCACCACCGAGTCGACCACCACGATGAGCAGGAACCCGAGCAGCGGACCCACGTAGGGCCGCCCGTAGCCCATCACCCGACGCGACGTACCGGGCGCCAGCGAGACGTCCTTGACGGAGTCGTCGCTCGAGAGCGACCGCATCATCATCCAGCCGGAGTGACTCACGTCATCCCCTCCTCAGCTCGTTGCTCGTGACCGTCTGCGGCCCAGTGCTGCGCCCGCCAGCAGGCAGGCAGGCAACGTATGCCGCGCGGTCGGCTATTCCTGGCCGGACGGGGCGTCGTCGCCCGTCGCGACCCGCGCCATGGTGGCCAGCAACCGGGCGTTGGCCGCACGCTCGGCCGCCTGCTGCTGCGACGGGGTCGACGTCACGGCCGCCCGGAGCAGCGGCTTCAGGGCCCGCAGCGCGAGATCGGGCGCGGCCAGCAGCCCGCCGACCACCTGCTCGACCCCCGCATCGAGCTCACCGGTCGGCACGACGAGGTTGACCAGACCCATCTCGCGGGCCTCGACCGCCCCGACCAGGCGCCCGGTGGCACAGATCTCGAGCGCCCTCGACACGCCCACGAGCTGCACCAACGGGCTCGTTCCC
Proteins encoded in this region:
- the moaA gene encoding GTP 3',8-cyclase MoaA; protein product: MPRVRVPSLLPEPPEQAGAGMVDTFGRVARDLRVSVTDRCNLRCTYCMPAEGLPWMPKTEMLTDEELLRVVGVFVGLGVRQVRLTGGEPLLRRSIVDVVAGITALRPRPQVAMTTNGIGLSRLAIPLAEAGLDRVNVSLDTIDPEVFAQLTLRDRLGDVEKGLAAAVEAGLTPVKVNAVAMRGVNDHAVADVLSWCLDRGYELRFIEQMPLDAQHSWDRDAMISADELRERLSSRFTLEAVPGRGSAPAERFLVDGGPATVGIIASVSEPFCAACDRTRLTADGQVRNCLFSEQETDLRGPLREGATDAELAGLIRGEMWRKARGHGIGDPDFQQPSRPMSAIGG
- a CDS encoding SURF1 family protein, with the protein product MARTVLSPRWLLALVVAAAFAVACVFLGRWQWGKYEDKLLRADAVTTNYSAPAVDLGGLVDRLPLTESGEWTRVTATGTYDAADQLLVRNRVQGGSPGLEVLVPLTLTPGATAGGSTRRLLVDRGWVQNADTAAQLPPVPSAPGGTVTVQGWLRRPEPSLGRDLPRGQLASIAIADVEGQIGSPVLPTYLVLESERTGSGATPARPADLEPPDTDLGTNQAYAFQWWLFSAFGFVFYGYRLKVDRQERRDELDGAGSGTDGLDLVATAPRQLVPAGRPAYGADQPAKRAKPVKAKKVRIWDEEDS
- a CDS encoding ABC transporter ATP-binding protein produces the protein MMMRSLSSDDSVKDVSLAPGTSRRVMGYGRPYVGPLLGFLLIVVVDSVVLVASPLLLRDIIDNGVTPRDSSVVVRLSLVVAALSVVDAGLTVWQRWYSARIGEGLIYDLRSEVFGHVLRQPIAFFTRAQTGSLVSRLNSDVIGAQSAFTTVLSSVVSNVVSLALIVVAMLTLSWQLTLAALLLVPFFIVPAKIMGKRLAALSYQQMSLNAEMGTRMTERFNVAGALLVKLFGDPRREDEEYAVRAASVRDSGIKIAMNRTVFLVALSLVASLATAMVYGFGGVMAVNGTLTVGTLLALAALLARLYAPLTALSNVRVDIMTALVSFARVFEVLDLQPLVREAEEPVALPDGPLGVRLSHVAFRYPSADEVSLASLESTSSGDRGASATVLHDVSFVAEPGQLVALVGPSGAGKTTITSLVSRLYDPTSGSVLLGGVDARAVSSRALRDAVGVVTQEAHLFHDTIRANLAYVRPEATEAQMWEAITAAQVRPLVEALPAGLDTVVGDRGHRLSGGEKQRLAIARLLLKGPRVVVLDEATAHLDSESEAAVQRALDVALEGRTSLVIAHRLSTVRGADQILVVDGGRVVEHGTHRELLEAGGLYSDLYETQFATGVAVLDEVDEVDEVDEVDEVDEVDEVPSAPEVELASGPAH